The Bradyrhizobium guangxiense genomic sequence CAAGCTTGTCGCGCTTGCCGCCATGGAGCTGCGCCATGCGCTGCTGACCGACGGAATCCATGCGAGCAAAGTTCTTCTGCGCCAGCGCAATGGTGTCGTCGCTGACATGCCTGATCAGCTCGTTGGCGGCACGCCAGGCTTCTTCGTTGGTCTCGCGGACGATGACATGAAGGCGGATGCCGAAGGAGAGCTTCCGGCCGCGGGCGGCAGCGACCTCCCTCACCTTCGCGATCTTCTCGGCGACGAGCGCCGGCGGCTCGCCCCAGGTGAGATATTTGTCGACGGTATCGACGGCGACGTCGATGCCGGCATCCGAGGAGCCGCCGAAATAGAGCGGCGGCCGCGGCGACTGCACGGGGGGAAACAGCAGCTTGCCGCCGTCGATGCGGATGTGCTTGCCCTCGGCATTCACGGTCTTGCCGGCGAGCAGATCGCTGTAGACATTCAGGAACTCGCGGGTGACCTCGTAGCGTTCGTCATGGCCGAGGAAGACGCCGTCGCCCTTGTTCTCGACGGGATCGCCGCCGGTGACGACGTTGACGAGCAGCCGGCCGTTCGAGATGCGGTCGAGCGTTGCGGTCATGCGCGCCGCCACGCTCGGCGATTGCAAGCCGGGGCGCACGGCGACGAGATAGCGCAGCCGCTCGGTGAACGGCGCGACCGACGAGGCGACGATCCACGAATCCTCGCAGGACCGCCCGGTCGGCAGCAGCACACCGAAATAGCCGAGTTGATCGGCGGCCTGCGCGATCTGGCGCAGGTAATTGAAGTTGACCTCGCGGCCGCCGATGCCGGTGCCGAGATAGCGGCCGTCGCCGTGGGTCGGCAGGAACCAGAGGATGTTGGCGTTCGGTTGACTCATCGATGTGCCCCTAGCCGTACGACGTGCCGACCGCAGCGGCGACGATGCCGATCGACAGCATGATGGCTGCGATCAGACGTTGAAGAATATGCTTCATCTCTAGACCTTTTTGGACGGGAAGGCTGGTCGGCACGGTCAGGCTGCCGGGTTGCGCCAGACGATGTCGCGGATCTGAACCGGCTTCGGGATCAGGCCGAGCTTGTAGAAGCGATCGGCGACGCCCTGCTGGGTCACCACGATGTCGTCGGTGACGGGCCCGATCACGAAGTTCGCGCGGTTGGCCGCGACGGTCTGGATATCCAGGGGAACGCCGGTGATCGCGGCTAGCGATCTGGCGACCTCGTCGCGGTGCTGCTCGGCCCATCTGCCCGCCGCGGTCGTCACGTCGACGATCTGCTGCAAGATCGTCCCGTGGTTCTTCGCGAACTCGCGGTTGGCGATGTAGAAGGAGTTGGTCTTGGTGACCTCGCGCGCATTGATCAGAATGCGGCCGTTCTGCCTGGTCTCGCCGATCGCAAAATACGGATCCCAGATCGCCCAGGCCTCGATGCTGCCATTGGCAAAGGCCGGGCCCGCATCCGGCGGCGTCAGATAGACCGAGGTGATGTCGGCATAGGTGAGGCCGGCCTTCTCCAGCGTCTGCACCACGACGTTGTGGGCGCTGGAGCCCTTGGTGAAGCCGACGCGCTTGCCCTTGAGGCCGGCAATGTCGCGGATTGACGAATCCCTGGGCACCAGGATGCCCTGCCCGTTGGTGATGGGCTGACCGGCGGCATAGACGATCGCGGCTCCCGCGGCCTGCGCGAACACCGGCGGGGGATCGCCGACCGCGCCAAAGTCCACGCTGCCGACGTTCATCGCCTCCATCATCGGCGGGCCCGAGGAGAACTCGATCCATTTCACCTCGATGCCTTGCGGCGTGAAATGTTTTTCCAGGGACGCCTGCTGGCGCGCGATCACCAGCACGCCGGTCTTCTGGTAGCCGATACGAATTTCCTTCACCGCGCCCTGGGCGATTGCAGGCGAGGCAATCGCTGCAGTGGCCGCAGCTCCGATCGACAGCTTGAGAAAGTCACGACGTTGCATTCCACACTCCCGGCCGCGCGCGGCCGTTGCTCGTTCGCATGCGAGAATGATGGTGCGGGTTGTCGAATGTGTCGAGACGTCCAGAAAAATAGCGATGCGAGCACTGCGCGCGCGGCAGTGCGCATGATTAATCTTTCAAGCGGCCGCGACGTCGCAGAGGGATTTTTATCGCACGCGAATGTGAGCGCCGCGCGAGTCTGCCGAGGCGCGGCGGAGCGCTGGAACCGAAAATGTCGAAAACAACCCCATGCACAGTAGACGGCGATAGCGCGATCAATGACTTAGGCGGCAGGTAATTTGCGCCGCAGGCAAGACAATTTGCGTCGTCGGACAAAACAGGAGCATGATGGCATGATCGCGGCCTAAGAGCATTTTCGGTTCTGATTGAATCAGAACCGAAGCTCTAGCTTCTTGTTTTGACGCGTTTTCTTCGCGCGAACCGGTGTCCACTTCGCTCGAAAACGCTCTAAGAGCGTTCGGGCAAGACGCAAGCTCGTCCTAATGCAGCCATCGCACCGGCAAATTCTGCAGGCCCCGAAACGCCCAACCGCCAATCCGCACCGGCTCGTCGTCGGCGATCTCGAGCTTCTTCGCCCGCGTAAACACGGTCGGCAGCGCGACGTCGGCGATCATGGCGCGGGATGCGAAGGCGCCGGCGCAGAAATGGGGACCGGCGCCGAAGGCGACGCTCTTGGTCACGTCGCGGCGCAGGTCGAACTCGTCGGCGCGGTCGAAATGCTTCTCGTCGCGATTGGCGGAGCCGAACATCAGGAACACGCGCTCATCAAGCTCGAAGGCGACGTCACGGATGGTCCAGGGCTTTGCGATGCGGCGCGGCGACATCCCGATCGGCGAGATCCAGCGGGCGTATTCCTCGAACGCCTGCAGCCAGGTCACTTCACCGCGAAGGACCAAGTCGAGCTGGTCGGGATGGGTCAAAAGCGCCCACACCGTGCCGGCGATGGCCTTGCGCGGTTCGTTCTGTCCGCCTGAGATCGCGAGCTTGACGTTGGCGCGCACGCTCTCCATCGGCATGCCCGAGGCGAGTAGAACCCCGAGGATGCTCTGGTCGGGATGCTTGCGCATCACCGGCAGGATGTCGTCGATCGCAGCATCGATGCCCGACGTCGCGGCATGGCAGCGCGCCTCGACATCGGGATCGCCGGCGTAATTGGCGATGCCCTCGATCATGCCCTGCGACCAGGCGTCCATGTCGCCAAAGCCGATATTGGTGAGGCCGGTGATCGACTTCAGGCATTCGCCGGAGAATGGCAGCGCGAAGTCGCGCATGAAGTCGCCCCGCCCCGGCTCGATCGCATCGATGATGCGATCGGCATGGGCCTGGAACACTGCGGTCCAATGCGCCTTCACCGTCTTCGGCGACACCGTCGGGAACATCGCACGCCGCTCGACCTGATGCGCCTCGCCGTCCTTGCGCATCATGTTGTGCCCCATCAGCCGGTTCATCAGGCCGGCGGGCTGGTGCGAGGAGAACACGTCGATCTGCTTCTCGGAGATCGAGATGTCGTCGCGGCTGGTCAGCAGCGTCGAGCCGAGCTGCGGCACGAAGGCGATCGGCGCCTCCTTGCGCATTTTTGCGAGCATCGGATAGGGATCGGCCCAGAACGCGACGGGATCGATGTCGATGCGTGGCGCGGTGCTCAAGCTTCGCTCCCTTGCTATATCCCCGTCGACCAAAACGTGACTGGGATAAAACCTAGCGCGTTCAGGCGCCGCCGTCTGTCCCCAGCGATTGGGACAGGGCGTCACTGGGCGCGTCTACTAGGCAGCCTGCCGAAATGCGACTTTGGCGATCGCATCGCTCAGGACATCGCCGCCTGCACCCGGACGCGTGCCCTGCTCGGCGAGATGGCGACGGAAGGCCCGCGCGCCGGGCACGGCATGAAATGCGCCGACGAAGTGCCGCGTGATCGCATGCAGCCGAGTGCCGCGCGCGAGCTGCTGCTCGATATAGGGCTTCATCGCCTCGAGCGCGGCCTGCATGGACCCATGCGGGGCCGCTTCGCCAAAAATCTCGGAGTCGACGGAGAGCAGCCGCCACGGTTCCTGATAGGCAGCGCGGCCGAGCATCACGCCGTCGACATGTTCGAGATGCGCCTTCGCTTCCTCGATTCCGGAAATCCCGCCGTTGATGATGACGGGCACGTCGGGCATCGCGCGCTTGAGCCGATAGACGCGGTCGTAGTCGAGCGGCGGGATGTCGCGGGTCTCCTTCGGCGACAGACCGTTGAGCCAGGCCTTGCGGGCATGCACGATCAGCGCATCGCAGCCGGAGGCGACCACCGCGCGCGCAAGCGCGTCGAGCGCCACTTCAGGATCCTGATGGTCAATGCCAATGCGGCATTTCACCGTGACGGGAACCGCGACCGCGCGCTTCATCGCCTCAACGCACCTCGCCACCAGCTCGGGCTCCGCCATCAGGCAGGCGCCGAAGCGGCCGTCCTTCACGCGATCCGACGGACAGCCGACATTGAGATTGATCTCGTCATAGCCGAACGCCTCGCCGATCTGCGCAGCCTGCGCCAGCTCGCGGGGATCCGACCCGCCAAGCTGAAGCGCGACCGGATGCTCGACCGCGTCGAACCCAAGCAGCCGCTCGCGGTCGCCGTGAATGATGGCTCCGGTCGTCAGCATCTCCGTGTACAGCAGCGCCCGCCGCGTCAGATGGCGATGGAATACCCGACAGTGCCGGTCGGTCCAATCCATCATCGGGGCAACACTGAATTTGTATTTCATATCAATGACTTAAACGAATTGCCGTCCCAATGCAACGGCGCGCGACTGAATTTTTCCTCAGCATATTCAAGCGCATATCTGATGGTTCGGATTCCGGAGCGCGTTCTGCGCGCCGAAGGCGTGCCAGGCGATATCACCGGACGGATGGGCTGGACAAGCGGCCTCGGCGCGCAGGCTGTCTATTGGCGCCGCACGATTGCGGTCGAGCTCCGGGGCACGCGGTGGTCGACGCCAACAAGGGCGTCGACTGCGTCCTGCCAAGGTCCCGCATGCCGTGATTGCGCCCTTGCTAGAACTGGACGCCACGCGTCAGCGCACCGTCGACGACGAGGTTCGTCCCGGTGATGAAGCTCGCCGCGCGGCTCGCCAGGAACACCACCGCATTGGCCATTTCCTGCGGCGTACCCATCCGTCCCGTCGGATTGAGCGCCAGCGCGGTCTTGTAGAGCTCGGGGTTGTTGTCCTTGATCATGTTCCAGACCCCACCCTCGAAATAGGTGTTGCCGGGCGAGACCGAATTGGCGCGGATGCCCTTCGCCGCGAGCTGATTGGCCAGGCCTTGCGTGTAATGGATGATCGCCGCCTTGAAGGTGCCGTAGGGACCGGCGGCAAAATCGACCTCGCGGCCGGAGACGCTGGAGATGGTGACGATCGCGCCGGCCTTGCTCTTCTCCAGATACGGCATGGCCGCGTTCCCCAGCCGCACCGTGCCCATCATGTCGGTCGAGAATTCCTTCTGCCAGCTCTCGTCGTCCTGTCCGATCGCGAGCGCGCTGACATTGGCGACGACGACGTCGATGCCGCCGAGCTTTGACGCCATATCGCCGACCCAGGCCTTCAGGACCGCCGCATCGGCAACGTCGACCGCGCCGCCATAGGCCGCAACGCCCTTGGCCTTGAGCGAAGCGACGGTGCTTTCGACCTCAGCCAGATTACGGGAGCACACCCCGACATCGGCGCCCTCGGCGGCAAATGTTTCGGCGATCGCCCGGCCGATTCCCTTGGTGCTTCCCGTGACGAGAACTTTTGCGCCCTTGAGTCCCAGATCCATGGTCCGCTTCCTTCTTCTTGGTTCAGTAGTTGCTCGCCGCCATTTTGACCAATCCACGATAGCTGTGCGGCATGCGCATCGAGACCAGGTCCTTTCGGCGCACGACATTGGTCGGATAGACGCTGTCGAGATTGGTGGTGTCGACCAATGCGGTTGCAAGGCCCGTGCCGCCGGCCGCGATCGCCTCACGCCGCGGAAACGCGAACGTGTCGGGCCCGAACACGCCGCTCAGCCCGGGATAGAAGCGTTCGGGATCGGCGACATTGGCGAAGGCGAAGAACAGATTGTTCTCGCCGGCGCGAACGCGCAGATGATGCCAGTGATGCGGATCCGGACCAGTCGGAATCGGTCTCGGCTGCTCGATTTCCGTGCCGGCATGCGACGAACTGAAGCGGCCCTTGATCGCGGCAGGACAGGCGATGAGATCGCAGCCGCGCAGCGCCAGCACCCGGCCCGCCTCCGGAAACGAGGCGTCGTGGCCGATCAACAGGCCGATGCGGCCGATCGGCGTGTCCACGATGGTCCAGCCTTCTCCCGCGGTCGCCCAGCTTCGCTCGTCGGTGGTGAGATGCGTCTTGCGATAGAGCGAGATGTCCCCGTCCGGAGCGACAAGGCAGGCGCTGTTGTAGAGCGTGTCGCCGGCGCGCTCCGCGAGGCCGCAGACGAGATAGAGACCCAGCTCCGCGGCGAGCTCCTCCAGGCGATCGGTCACCAGACCGGGTATCGGCTGCGCCGACGCCGCGGGATCGCCGAGACCGGTGACCGCGAGCTCCGGGAACACGACGAGGTCGGCGCCTTCGGCGCCGGCCTTGCGTGCGAGTGCCGCGATCTCCGCGAGATTCTGGTCGATGTCGTCGCCAGGCGCAAATTGCGCGACGCTGACCCGCGATGTCTTGCCGGGCGGCCACGGCTCGTGGCCATAGAGGCCGAAGAAGTCGCGCGGATTCCAGCTGAACGTATCGGTCAGCAGCTCCGGATAGAGTTCCGGCCGGCGCTGCGCGAAGACGGCTTCGCCGAGCACGCGGCGCGACCGCGCGGCGTCGAGATCGATCTCCGACAGCAGCACGCCGTCGCCCTTGTCGAGCACGGCGATCACCTGCCCGTCCGGCGCGATCACGCAGCTGCCTCCGCTGAACTGCACGGTGCGCTCGAGCCCCCAGCGGTTGCTCTCGATGACGTAGCAGCCGTTCTCGAAGGCGCGGCTGATCCAGTAAGGCGCCGGCGTGCGTTCCGCCAGCCAGTTCGAAATGTGGCAGATGACGTCGGCGCCGCCGAGCGCCATCAGCCGCGCGGTCTCCACGAAGTGGATGTCCATGCAGATCAGCAGTGCGATGCGGCCGATCGGGGTCTCGAACACCTGGTTGTGCAGGTCGCCGGCCGCGGCCCATTTCGGCTCGGAGATGTAAGGATGCGTCTTGCGGTGACGGCCGACGATGCCGTCCGGCCCGATCAGGACGGCGGTGTTGAAATAGATGTTGTCCTCGTCGACCTCGGGCATACCGACCACGATGTAGCAGTCATGCTTGCGCGCCAGCGCTGCAAAGCGGCTCGTGGTCGGGCCCGGGATGGTCTCGACGAACGGCGCAACCTCGGCCCGGTCGAACCAGCAATAACCCGTCGTTCCCATCTCCGGCGTGACGATCAGCTTTGCACCGGCGGCCGCCGCCTGCTCGCAGAGCTCGAGCAGGCGGGCGATGTTGCCCGCCTTCTCGAACATGGTCGGCTCGAACTGGATGGCGGCGACCTTGTGAATGGTGGACATGAGCAGGCCTGCCTCAACCGAGATAGGACTTCTTGATCGAAGCACCCAACGTGTATTTGGGATCGACCATGTTGCCGAGCCTGACCCGACCGGCCTGGGTCAGCAGCATGTAGGCGTCGATCTCGTCGAAACCGTAGTCCGCCGCCATCCAGCGGCAGAGCTCGCGATAGGCGATGCGGGCCGCATCCTCCATCGGCCGGGCCGAGCCGATGGTCATGATGAAGTCCTTCGTTTCCAGCCGCGGCCAGGCGATGGTCCAGTTCTTGATGAGATCGACCTGCACCGTGGTCACGGTCGGATGCTCGATGGCGACGCCGCAGAGCTCGCCATCGCCCTGCGCGGCGTGGCAATCGCCGAGATAGAGCAGCGCGCCCTTGGTGTTGACCGGCAGGTAGATGATGGCGCCGACGCCGACATCCGGCAGGTCCATGTTGCCGCCGTAGTAATCGGGGACCAGCGAAGAGATTGCCTCGATCTCCGGCGAGGTGCCGATGGTGCCGATGAACGGCTCATAAGGCAGCGTGATCTTGTCGTTCCATTTTGTGCCGGTCTTGGCGTCGATCTCGAGCTTCTTGACCCGCTCCGGCAGCGCCGGGTTGAGCAGCGCCGTGTTGCCCGTGCTGACCAGGCCACCGAACTCCGGCATGATCACCGTGGTGCCACGCGGCTGCGGGCCGCGCGGCACGATGCTCTCGATGTAGACCGCGAGCGTGTCGCCCTTCTCGGCGCCGTTGACGTGGATCGGGCCGTTCTGCGGATTGAGGAACGGGAAGTTGAGGATCTTCGACGGGCTGTCGGTCTCCTTCTTGATGCCGCCCTCGAACGCATCATGGGTCTCCGCGGAGACGACCGCACCGGGATCGACGGTCAGCACCGGCTTTACATAGGGGCCATAGACATAATGGTACTTGCCCTGCTCGCCCTCGGTGATGGTGTACGCCGTGCCGCCCTCGCCTTTGGCGACGCCCTTGCGGGCCATGATGGAGTCTTTCTGCCAGGACATTTGCTTTTCTCCTTCTGTCGTTGGCTCGTCTTCAAACCGCGAGATGGCGACGCATCTCGGCCGCATCGTCGAGCGCCGCGCGATCGAGGTTCGCGACGATGCGGCCCTTGTCCATGACGTAGCAGCGCTGCGCCATGGCGCGGATCATGTCGAGATTCTGCTCGACCAGGATGATGGTCACGCCGGTCCTGCGGTTGAGCTCGACCATGTTGCGCGCGATGTCCTGGACGATGTTGGGCTGGATGCCCTCCGAGGGCTCGTCGAGCAGGATCAGACTGGGATCGGCAATCAGCACCCGGCCGATCGCAAGCTGCTGCTGCTGGCCCCCGGACATGGTGCCGGCGCGCTGATGCCAGCGCTCTTCGAGGATTGGAAAGGCCTCGACGATCTTGCGCCGGCCCGCTTCGGGAATGCCGCCGCCCTTGATCGCGGCGCCAACGGCGACGTTCTCGCCGACGGTCAGGCGCGGAAACACGTCGCGCCCTTGCGGTACATAGCCCATGCCGAGACGCGCCCGCTTGTGCGCGGCCAGGGATTCCACGGCTTCACCACGATAGACGATCGAGCCGCTCATCGCCGGTACGAGCCCGATCAGGCTTTTCATCAGCGTCGACTTGCCGACGCCGTTGCGGCCGATCACGGCGACGATCTCGCCTTCGCGCACCTCGATCTCGAGGCCCTGGAGCACCGGCTTGCCGCCATAGCCGGCGCGCAATCCCAGGGTCGAGAGGATCACTTCCTTGCGCGGCATATCAAGCATGGGCCTGCCCCAGATAGATCGCCGCCACGCGCTCATCGGCCACGATCTCGTCGATCGAGCCCTGCGCGAAGACCTGGCCGAGATGCAGCACGGTGACGCGATGCGCGACCTGCCGAACAAAGGCCATGTCGTGCTCGATCGCAAGCACTGTCATGCCGTCGGCATTGAGCCGCTGCACCATCTCGCCGGTCATGTGGGTTTCCTCCGGCGACATCCCGGCGGTGGGCTCGTCCAGCAGCAACAGGCGCGGCTTCAGGCTGATCGCCATGCCGATCTCCAGCCATTGCTTCTGGCCGTGGCTGAGATTTCCGGCGGTCTGCGCCTGCTCGGATTCGAGGCCGAGGAAGGCGAGCAGCCGCGCGATCTCGACTTCGAGCTCGGCGCCGCGGTGCCGGCTCTGCAAGGCGATCTCGAGGTTCTGACGCACCGATAGGCCCCTGAAGACCCCGGGCACCTGGAACTTGACCGACAGGCCGCGGTGAATCCGCGCAAAGGATTTCAGCGCAGTGATGTTCTCTCCGGCAAAGAGGATGTCACCGCTGCCGGGATGGTGCTCGCCGAGGATCAGGCGGAACAGCGTGCTCTTGCCGGCGCCGTTGGGGCCGATCAGGCAGTGGATCTCGCCGGTTCGCAGCGTGAGGTCCACGGAATTGGTCACGTGCAGGCCACCGAAATGCTTGTTCAGCTTGCGCAGCTCGAGCAGCGACATCAGCCGGCCCTCTGCGTGAGGCGGGAGGCGATGCGGCCCAGCCAGTTCATCGCCCTGAGCACGAGGCCGTTGGGCGCGATCAGCACCGTGAGCACGAGCAGCACGCCCATGAAGACCAGCGCGTACTGGCTGCCGTAGATCGTCAGCGCCTGGAACGCGGCAAGAACCACCAGCGTGCCGATCACGGTCGAGGTCAGATCGCTGCGGCCGCCGACCGCGACCCAGATCAACGGCAGCGCAGCGGCGGTCATGCCCATGCTCGAGGGCGTGATGTACTGGCCCCACACCGTGTAAAGGACGCCAGAGAGCCCTGCGAGCGCGGCTCCGATCACGAAGGTGATGAGCTGGTATTTGCGAATGTCGTAGCCGAGCATCTCGGCGCGTTCAGGGTTCTCGCGGATGGCGACGATGACGTTGCCGAACGAGGAGTTCATCAGGATGCGCAAGGCGAGGTAAACGAGGACCAGAAGGCCGAGCACGAAATAGTAGAGCCCGACATCGGCGAACAGCACGATGGGCTCGCCCGGCCAGGGGATGGTCAGCGGCGGCATCGCGCTCATGCCGTTGAAGCCGTTGAGGCGCGCGGCTCCGATGTGCCATTCCGGCCCCGCGGTCTGCGCCATGAAGCGTTCCAGCATCAAGGTGACGGCGAGCGTGACGATGCCGAGGAAGACGCCGGCGATGCGGCCGAAAAACATGAAGTAGCCGAGCAGCACGGCGAACAGCGCGGCGATCGCCACCGCCGCGACCAGAGCCAGCAGCGTGAAGCCGTAGGCCGCGCCGAAATTGATGGTGAGGATGCCGTAGCCATAGCCCGCAATCCCGAAAAAGGCGGTCTGGCCGAAGGAGAGCGAGCCGCCATAACCCCAGATCAGGCAGAGGCTGAGCGCGATGAAGACCCAGACGAAGAAGTACACCGTGTTGCCGACGGTGTAGCCGTCGCTGAACAGCGGATAGGCGAATGCGGCAGCGAGCACGAGTGCGAACAGGCCCCAGAAGGCCGGACCGCGACCTGCAGTCTGCGGACCCTCGAGACGGCGAAACAGCGAGAGGAAACCGGTCACGACGCCATCACT encodes the following:
- the ssuD gene encoding FMNH2-dependent alkanesulfonate monooxygenase — its product is MSQPNANILWFLPTHGDGRYLGTGIGGREVNFNYLRQIAQAADQLGYFGVLLPTGRSCEDSWIVASSVAPFTERLRYLVAVRPGLQSPSVAARMTATLDRISNGRLLVNVVTGGDPVENKGDGVFLGHDERYEVTREFLNVYSDLLAGKTVNAEGKHIRIDGGKLLFPPVQSPRPPLYFGGSSDAGIDVAVDTVDKYLTWGEPPALVAEKIAKVREVAAARGRKLSFGIRLHVIVRETNEEAWRAANELIRHVSDDTIALAQKNFARMDSVGQQRMAQLHGGKRDKLEIAPNLWAGVGLVRGGAGTALVGDAATVAARIREYHDLGIDTFIMSGYPHLEEAYRFAELVFPLLSLEQPSNVTKLHFNGGPFGETVGSDFRPQHRVSQS
- a CDS encoding sulfonate ABC transporter substrate-binding protein; the protein is MQRRDFLKLSIGAAATAAIASPAIAQGAVKEIRIGYQKTGVLVIARQQASLEKHFTPQGIEVKWIEFSSGPPMMEAMNVGSVDFGAVGDPPPVFAQAAGAAIVYAAGQPITNGQGILVPRDSSIRDIAGLKGKRVGFTKGSSAHNVVVQTLEKAGLTYADITSVYLTPPDAGPAFANGSIEAWAIWDPYFAIGETRQNGRILINAREVTKTNSFYIANREFAKNHGTILQQIVDVTTAAGRWAEQHRDEVARSLAAITGVPLDIQTVAANRANFVIGPVTDDIVVTQQGVADRFYKLGLIPKPVQIRDIVWRNPAA
- a CDS encoding cytochrome P450, translating into MSTAPRIDIDPVAFWADPYPMLAKMRKEAPIAFVPQLGSTLLTSRDDISISEKQIDVFSSHQPAGLMNRLMGHNMMRKDGEAHQVERRAMFPTVSPKTVKAHWTAVFQAHADRIIDAIEPGRGDFMRDFALPFSGECLKSITGLTNIGFGDMDAWSQGMIEGIANYAGDPDVEARCHAATSGIDAAIDDILPVMRKHPDQSILGVLLASGMPMESVRANVKLAISGGQNEPRKAIAGTVWALLTHPDQLDLVLRGEVTWLQAFEEYARWISPIGMSPRRIAKPWTIRDVAFELDERVFLMFGSANRDEKHFDRADEFDLRRDVTKSVAFGAGPHFCAGAFASRAMIADVALPTVFTRAKKLEIADDEPVRIGGWAFRGLQNLPVRWLH
- the dusA gene encoding tRNA dihydrouridine(20/20a) synthase DusA encodes the protein MKYKFSVAPMMDWTDRHCRVFHRHLTRRALLYTEMLTTGAIIHGDRERLLGFDAVEHPVALQLGGSDPRELAQAAQIGEAFGYDEINLNVGCPSDRVKDGRFGACLMAEPELVARCVEAMKRAVAVPVTVKCRIGIDHQDPEVALDALARAVVASGCDALIVHARKAWLNGLSPKETRDIPPLDYDRVYRLKRAMPDVPVIINGGISGIEEAKAHLEHVDGVMLGRAAYQEPWRLLSVDSEIFGEAAPHGSMQAALEAMKPYIEQQLARGTRLHAITRHFVGAFHAVPGARAFRRHLAEQGTRPGAGGDVLSDAIAKVAFRQAA
- a CDS encoding SDR family NAD(P)-dependent oxidoreductase, translating into MDLGLKGAKVLVTGSTKGIGRAIAETFAAEGADVGVCSRNLAEVESTVASLKAKGVAAYGGAVDVADAAVLKAWVGDMASKLGGIDVVVANVSALAIGQDDESWQKEFSTDMMGTVRLGNAAMPYLEKSKAGAIVTISSVSGREVDFAAGPYGTFKAAIIHYTQGLANQLAAKGIRANSVSPGNTYFEGGVWNMIKDNNPELYKTALALNPTGRMGTPQEMANAVVFLASRAASFITGTNLVVDGALTRGVQF
- a CDS encoding nitrilase-related carbon-nitrogen hydrolase, encoding MSTIHKVAAIQFEPTMFEKAGNIARLLELCEQAAAAGAKLIVTPEMGTTGYCWFDRAEVAPFVETIPGPTTSRFAALARKHDCYIVVGMPEVDEDNIYFNTAVLIGPDGIVGRHRKTHPYISEPKWAAAGDLHNQVFETPIGRIALLICMDIHFVETARLMALGGADVICHISNWLAERTPAPYWISRAFENGCYVIESNRWGLERTVQFSGGSCVIAPDGQVIAVLDKGDGVLLSEIDLDAARSRRVLGEAVFAQRRPELYPELLTDTFSWNPRDFFGLYGHEPWPPGKTSRVSVAQFAPGDDIDQNLAEIAALARKAGAEGADLVVFPELAVTGLGDPAASAQPIPGLVTDRLEELAAELGLYLVCGLAERAGDTLYNSACLVAPDGDISLYRKTHLTTDERSWATAGEGWTIVDTPIGRIGLLIGHDASFPEAGRVLALRGCDLIACPAAIKGRFSSSHAGTEIEQPRPIPTGPDPHHWHHLRVRAGENNLFFAFANVADPERFYPGLSGVFGPDTFAFPRREAIAAGGTGLATALVDTTNLDSVYPTNVVRRKDLVSMRMPHSYRGLVKMAASNY
- a CDS encoding acetamidase/formamidase family protein, with amino-acid sequence MSWQKDSIMARKGVAKGEGGTAYTITEGEQGKYHYVYGPYVKPVLTVDPGAVVSAETHDAFEGGIKKETDSPSKILNFPFLNPQNGPIHVNGAEKGDTLAVYIESIVPRGPQPRGTTVIMPEFGGLVSTGNTALLNPALPERVKKLEIDAKTGTKWNDKITLPYEPFIGTIGTSPEIEAISSLVPDYYGGNMDLPDVGVGAIIYLPVNTKGALLYLGDCHAAQGDGELCGVAIEHPTVTTVQVDLIKNWTIAWPRLETKDFIMTIGSARPMEDAARIAYRELCRWMAADYGFDEIDAYMLLTQAGRVRLGNMVDPKYTLGASIKKSYLG
- a CDS encoding ABC transporter ATP-binding protein, yielding MPRKEVILSTLGLRAGYGGKPVLQGLEIEVREGEIVAVIGRNGVGKSTLMKSLIGLVPAMSGSIVYRGEAVESLAAHKRARLGMGYVPQGRDVFPRLTVGENVAVGAAIKGGGIPEAGRRKIVEAFPILEERWHQRAGTMSGGQQQQLAIGRVLIADPSLILLDEPSEGIQPNIVQDIARNMVELNRRTGVTIILVEQNLDMIRAMAQRCYVMDKGRIVANLDRAALDDAAEMRRHLAV
- a CDS encoding ABC transporter ATP-binding protein yields the protein MSLLELRKLNKHFGGLHVTNSVDLTLRTGEIHCLIGPNGAGKSTLFRLILGEHHPGSGDILFAGENITALKSFARIHRGLSVKFQVPGVFRGLSVRQNLEIALQSRHRGAELEVEIARLLAFLGLESEQAQTAGNLSHGQKQWLEIGMAISLKPRLLLLDEPTAGMSPEETHMTGEMVQRLNADGMTVLAIEHDMAFVRQVAHRVTVLHLGQVFAQGSIDEIVADERVAAIYLGQAHA
- a CDS encoding branched-chain amino acid ABC transporter permease, with protein sequence MTGFLSLFRRLEGPQTAGRGPAFWGLFALVLAAAFAYPLFSDGYTVGNTVYFFVWVFIALSLCLIWGYGGSLSFGQTAFFGIAGYGYGILTINFGAAYGFTLLALVAAVAIAALFAVLLGYFMFFGRIAGVFLGIVTLAVTLMLERFMAQTAGPEWHIGAARLNGFNGMSAMPPLTIPWPGEPIVLFADVGLYYFVLGLLVLVYLALRILMNSSFGNVIVAIRENPERAEMLGYDIRKYQLITFVIGAALAGLSGVLYTVWGQYITPSSMGMTAAALPLIWVAVGGRSDLTSTVIGTLVVLAAFQALTIYGSQYALVFMGVLLVLTVLIAPNGLVLRAMNWLGRIASRLTQRAG